One genomic segment of Hypomesus transpacificus isolate Combined female chromosome 5, fHypTra1, whole genome shotgun sequence includes these proteins:
- the LOC124468241 gene encoding muscarinic acetylcholine receptor M1-like: MNNCVSQTSNQTADPLGGHEVWEVLVIVIITVPLSLVTILGNLLVLISFRVNSQLRTVSNYFLLSLAVADLILGAVSMNLYAAYIIMGRWALGSLACDLWLAVDYVASNASVMNLLVISFDRFYSVTRPLTYRAKRTTQRAVAAIVLAWAVSFVLWGPAILFWPHVVGRPSEHQDSCSIPFMDDAVLTFGTAIAAFYLPVTIMVILYWKIYWEIERRSQGREGLLGSVSSSAGGPQGSGGRSVYSSSTKSSTKSSSSSAREGPGGRDPCREDSQGRGSAKPSLCPTTGSNGEGCAGSSWAEGGRGSTASLSSDEESEQRQGRPSTASGPPVLLPVREAPDTDPPYRDPPAPRAEDLRGRQPSLRGSSSSESRRTRQPKARRRRNRMITEKKAARTLSAILLAFILTWSPYNIMVLASFSYCVPEKLWQLGYWLCYINSTVNPICYALCNKHFRVTFKSLLLCRLGRRDWGRTRHGNHATTRMQRTGSTVRSP; encoded by the coding sequence ATGAACAACTGTGTCTCCCAGACCAGCAACCAGACAGCAGATCCATTGGGGGGTCATGAGGTATGGGAGGTGCTGGTGATTGTGATCATCACAGTGCCCCTCTCTCTGGTCACCATCCTTGGCAACTTGCTGGTTTTGATCTCCTTCCGGGTCAACAGCCAGCTGCGCACCGTCAGCAACTACTTCCTGTTGAGCCTGGCGGTGGCAGACTTAATCCTGGGGGCCGTTTCCATGAACCTGTACGCCGCGTACATCATAATGGGCCGTTGGGCACTGGGGAGCCTGGCCTGTGACCTCTGGCTGGCCGTGGACTACGTGGCCAGCAACGCGTCCGTCATGAACCTGCTGGTCATCAGCTTCGACCGCTTCTACTCCGTCACGCGGCCGCTGACCTACAGGGCCAAGAGGACGACGCAGCGGGCTGTGGCGGCCATCGTCCTGGCCTGGGCCGTGTCCTTCGTCCTGTGGGGCCCCGCCATCCTCTTCTGGCCCCACGTGGTGGGCAGGCCCTCGGAGCACCAGGACAGCTGCTCCATCCCCTTCATGGACGACGCCGTGCTCACCTTCGGCACGGCCATCGCCGCCTTCTACCTCCCGGTCACCATCATGGTGATCCTCTACTGGAAGATCTACTGGGAGATCGAGCGGCGCTCCCAGGGTCGGGAGGGGCTGCTGGGGTCCGTGAGCAGCAGCGCAGGGGGTCCCCAGGGCTCCGGGGGGAGGTCTGTTTACTCCAGCAGCACCAAGAGCAGCACCAAGAGCAGCTCCAGCAGCGCCCGAGAGGGACCAGGGGGGAGGGATCCATGCAGGGAGGATTCTCAGGGGAGAGGGTCGGCCAAACCCTCCCTGTGTCCCACCACGGGCAGCAACGGGGAGGGCTGTGCAGGAAGCAGCTgggcagaaggagggaggggctctACTGCCTCTCTGTCCTCGGATGAGGAGTCAgagcagaggcaggggaggcccAGCACGGCGTCAGGTCCTCCGGTCTTGCTCCCTGTCAGGGAGGCCCCGGACACGGACCCCCCCTACAGAGATCCCCCGGCCCCCAGGGCGGAGGACCTCCGAGGCCGGCAGCCTTCCCTCCGGGGCTCCAGCTCGTCTGAGTCCAGGCGGACCAGACAGCCCAAGGCCAGGCggaggaggaacaggatgaTCACAGAGAAGAAGGCAGCCAGGACCCTGAGTGCCATCCTGCTGGCCTTCATCCTCACCTGGAGCCCCTACAACATCATGGTGCTGGCCTCCTTCTCCTACTGTGTGCCTGAGAAGCTGTGGCAGTTGGGCTACTGGCTGTGCTACATCAACAGCACCGTGAACCCCATCTGCTACGCTCTGTGTAACAAACACTTCCGGGTCACCTTCAAATCTCTGCTGCTCTGCCGGCTTGGGCGGAGGGACTGGGGGAGGACTCGCCATGGCAACCACGCCACGACCCGGATGCAGAGGACGGGCAGCACTGTGAGAAGCCCCTAG